Proteins encoded in a region of the Polycladomyces zharkentensis genome:
- a CDS encoding carboxymuconolactone decarboxylase family protein, which translates to MSNSKELTASQKMIGDFAPKLVQLTDDVLFGDVWERKELSPRDRSLITVSSLVTGGNTEQLKFHLNKAKENGLSEEELIEVITHLAFYAGWPKAMSAIMVAKEMFLKGK; encoded by the coding sequence ATGTCCAATTCAAAAGAACTTACTGCCTCACAGAAAATGATCGGAGATTTTGCACCAAAGCTTGTCCAACTAACCGATGATGTTTTATTTGGAGATGTATGGGAGCGCAAAGAGCTTTCTCCACGTGACCGCAGTTTAATTACCGTATCTTCGTTAGTAACTGGTGGAAATACAGAACAACTGAAATTTCATTTAAATAAAGCAAAAGAAAACGGCCTTTCGGAAGAAGAACTGATTGAAGTCATTACCCACTTGGCTTTTTATGCTGGTTGGCCGAAGGCAATGTCTGCCATTATGGTCGCAAAAGAAATGTTTTTGAAAGGAAAATAA